A part of Anser cygnoides isolate HZ-2024a breed goose chromosome 17, Taihu_goose_T2T_genome, whole genome shotgun sequence genomic DNA contains:
- the SLC8B1 gene encoding mitochondrial sodium/calcium exchanger protein, whose amino-acid sequence MGPAWALSLAGALSLAGALAGDSGAPRAVTPAVVDAGSTGSTGGDPLGHGRGLDCREVRKRNSSEWCRFVRSNPDCRLDGGFLDYLGGVFCVFPAGLLPLAITLYALWLLYLFVILGVMAEKFFCPNLSAISTNLKLSHNVAGVTFLAFGNGAPDVFSAVVAFSDPRTAGLAIGAVFGAGVFVTTVVAGGIALVKPFTAASRPFLRDAIFYMVAVFLTFLVLYLGRITLGEALGYLGLYVFYVFTVVLCTWIHRRQRGDGLAPPGPWEPEMPTDAEERESSGTNSGDYGEEYRPLLPYRETSLRILATALSPLDHRKWRRKPWYWRLFKVFKVPVELVLLLTVPVVDPDKDDLNWKRPLNCLHVVTSPLLCVLTLKSGAYGLYQIQGIFPVWGLVMLVGSVLAVIIFLTTTNEEPPKYHCVFAFLGFLASAMWINAAATELVNILRTLGIVFQLSNTVLGLTLLAWGNSIGDTFSDLTMARQGYPRMAFSACFGGIIFNILVGVGLGCLLQMTSSQLVVKLEPDSLLVWILAGALGLSLVFSFVAVPAQCFQLGKAYGICLILYYLAFLCVALLTEFRVIRLAAA is encoded by the exons ATGGGGCCGGCGTGGGCGCTGAGCCTGGCCGGGGCGCTGAGCCTGGCCGGGGCGCTGGCGGGTGACAGCGGGGCGCCGCGAGCGGTGACACCGGCGGTGGTGGACGCGGGGAGCaccggcagcaccgggggggaCCCCTTGGGACACGGCCGGGGTCTGGAC TGCAGGGAGGTGAGGAAGCGCAACAGCTCCGAGTGGTGCCGCTTTGTGCGGAGCAACCCCGACTGCCGGCTGGACGGCGGCTTCCTCGACTACCTCGGCGGCGTCTTCTGCGTCTtccccgcggggctgctgccGCTGGCCATCACCCTCTAC GCCCTGTGGCTCCTCTACCTCTTCGTCATCCTCGGCGTGATGGCCGAGAAGTT CTTCTGCCCCAACCTGTCGGCCATCTCCACCAACCTGAAGCTGTCTCACAACGTGGCAG GCGTCACCTTCCTGGCCTTCGGCAACGGGGCGCCTGACGTCTTCAGCGCCGTGGTGGCCTTCTCCGACCCGCGGACGGCGGGGCTCGCCATCGGGGCCGTCTTTG GCGCCGGCGTCTTTGTGACCACGGTGGTGGCCGGCGGCATCGCCCTGGTCAAGCCCTTCACAGCCGCCTCCAGGCCCTTCCTCAGGGACGCCATTTTCTACATGGTGGCCGTCTTCCTCACCTTCCTCGTCCTCTACCTGGGCCGCATCACGCTGGGAGAGGCGCTGG GTTACCTGGGGCTCTACGTCTTCTACGTCTTCACCGTCGTGCTCTGCACCTGGATTCACCGCAGGCAGCGTGGGGATGGGCTGGCCCCCCCCGGACCATGGGAGCCAG agaTGCCGACAGATGCTGAGGAGCGGGAGTCCTCGGGCACCAACAGCGGAGACTACG gcGAGGAGTACCGGCCCCTGCTCCCCTACCGCGAGACCTCCCTGCGCATCCTGGCCACCGCCCTCAGCCCCTTGGACCACCGCAAGTGGAGGAGGAAGCCCTGGTACTGGCGGCTCTTCAAGGTCTTCAAG GTCCCCgtggagctggtgctgctgctcaccGTTCCCGTGGTGGACCCCGACAAGGACGACCTGAACTGGAAGAGACCCCTCAACTGCCTGCACGTTGTCACCAGCCCCCTGCTCTGCGTCCTCACCCTCAAGTCGGGTGCCT ATGGGCTGTACCAGATCCAGGGCATCTTCCCAGTCTGGGGACTGGTCATGCTGGTTGGCTCCGTCCTGGCCGTCATCATCTTCCTCACCACGACCAACGAGGAGCCGCCCAAGTACCACTGT gtaTTTGCCTTCCTCGGCTTCTTGGCCAGCGCCATGTGGATCAACGCCGCGGCCACGGAGCTGGTGAACATCCTGCGGACCTTGGGCATCGTCTTCCAGCTGAGCAACACGGTGCTGGGCCTGACGCTGCTGGCCTGGGGCAACAGCATCGGGG ACACCTTCTCCGACCTCACCATGGCACGGCAGGGCTATCCCCGCATGGCTTTCTCCGCCTGCTTCGGGGGAATCATCTTCA acatcctggtgggggtaGGActgggctgcctgctgcagatGACGAGCAGCCAGCTGGTGGTGAAG CTGGAGCCCGACAGCCTCCTGGTCTGGATCCTGGCCGGAGCCCTGGGGCTGAGCCTGGTCTTCTCCTTCGTGGCGGTGCCCGCGCAGTGCTTCCAGCTGGGCAAGGCCTACGGCATCTGCCTCATCCTCTACTACCTGGCCTTCCTCTGCGTGGCCCTGCTGACCGAGTTCAGGGTGATCCGCCTGGCCGCCGCCTGA
- the PLBD2 gene encoding putative phospholipase B-like 2 isoform X2: MAAPRAVLAALLLALPGAVPGPGAATAAPPSPARGASVLLEPGSGRLRVLPGRHPAAVAWAGLTDHSRAVGWAFLEVATNASFNDSLQAYAAGLAEAAVTEQLIYMHWMNTVVGYCGPFGYQTPYCEKLRAYLQANLAWMEEQMASGQRPEYWHQVRLALLQLKGLEDSYNGRVAFPTGSLSLSPFGFLLLQLGGDLEDLEQALNRSSPRRPLGSGSCSALLKLLPGRRDLLVAHDTWAPYQTMLRIVKKYTLPFRVAPGGSAQIPGSVQVFSSYPGTIFSGDDFYILSSGLVALETTIGNSNAALWKYLRPQGSVLEWLRNIVANRLARSGAEWATVFSQFNSGTYNNQWMVVDYKAFSPGKAGLQQGVLTVLEQIPGLVMVADKTEVLYQQGYWASYNVPYFEEIFNASGNLELVKKYGDWFTYDKNPRAQIFRRNHSLVHDVDSMVRLMRSNNYLQDPLSWCRGCDPPQNAENAISARSDLNPSNGTYPFAALRQRCHGGTDMKVTSFGMASTYGLVAASGPAWDDVPPFRWSTSPCNHLLHMGHPDLWKFPPVKVRWD, encoded by the exons atggCGGCCCCGCGGGCGGTGCTGGCCGcgctgctcctggccctgcccggggccgtgccggggcccggggccgccaccgccgcccccccctccccggcccgcGGCGCCTCCGTGCTGCTGGAGCCCGGCTCCGGGCGGCTCCGGGTCCTGCCCGGCCGCCACCCCGCCGCCGTCGCCTGGGCCGGCCTCACCGACCACAGCCGGGCCGTCGG CTGGGCCTTCCTGGAGGTGGCCACCAACGCCTCGTTCAACGACAGCCTGCAGGCCTACGCCGCGGGGCTGGCCGAGGCCGCCGTCACCGAGCAG CTCATCTACATGCACTGGATGAACACGGTGGTGGGCTACTGCGGGCCCTTCGGCTACCAGACCCCCTACTGCGAGAAGCTCCGCGCCTACCTGCAGGCCAACCTGGCCTGGATGGAGGAGCAGATGGCGTCCGGCCAGCGCCCCGAGTACTGGCACCAG GTGCGCCTggcgctgctgcagctgaagggCCTGGAGGACAGCTACAACGGGCGCGTGGCCTTCCCCACCGGCAGCCTCTCCCTGTCGCCTTTTGGCTTCCT cctcctgcagctggggggggactTGGAGGACCTGGAGCAGGCCCTGAACAGATCGTCCCCGCGGCGCCCGCTCGGCTCCGGCTCCTGCTCGGCCCTGCTCAAGCTGCTGCCGGGCCGTCGGGACCTGCTGGTGGCCCACGACACCTGGGCCCCCTACCAGACCATGCTGCGCATCGTCAAGAAGTACACGCTGCCCTTCCGCGTGGCGCCCGGCG gctctgctcagaTCCCGGGGAGCGTCCAAGTGTTTTCCTCCTACCCCGGCACCATCTTCTCCGGAGATGACTTCTACATCCTGAGCAGCGGGTTG gTCGCTCTGGAGACCACCATCGGCAACAGCAACGCGGCGCTCTGGAAGTACCTGCGGCCGCAGGGCAGCGTCCTGGAGTGGCTGAGGAACATCGTGGCCAACCGGCTGGCCCGCAGCGGCGCCGAGTGGGCCACCGTCTTCAGCCAGTTCAACAGCGGCAC GTACAACAACCAGTGGATGGTGGTGGATTACAAAGCCTTCTCGCCGGGGAAGGCTGGCCTCCAGCAAGGCGTGCTGACGGTGCTGGAGCAGATCCC GGGCTTGGTGATGGTGGCTGATAAGACAGAGGTGCTGTACCAGCAGGGATACTGGGCCAGCTACAACGTGCC GTACTTTGAGGAGATCTTCAACGCCAGCGGGAACCTGGAGCTGGTGAAGAAGTACGGCGACTGGTTCACCTACGACAAGAACCCGCGCGCCCAGATCTTCCGGAGGAACCACTCGCTGGTCCACGACGTGGACTCCATGGTCCGCCTGATGAG gTCCAACAACTACCTGCAGGACCCGCTGTCGTGGTGCCGGGGCTGCGACCCCCCCCAGAACGCCGAGAACGCCATCTCCGCCCGCTCCGACCTCAACCCCTCCAACGGCACCTACCCCTTCGCCGCCCTGCGCCAGCGCTGCCACGGCGGCACCGACATGAAG GTCACCTCCTTCGGCATGGCCTCCACCTACGGGCTGGTGGCCGCCAGCGGCCCTGCATGGGACGACGTGCCCCCCTTCCGCTGGAGCACGTCCCCCTGCAACCACCTGCTGCACATGGGGCACCCCGACCTCTGGAAGTTCCCCCCCGTCAAGGTCCGCTGGGACTGA
- the PLBD2 gene encoding putative phospholipase B-like 2 isoform X1 — MAAPRAVLAALLLALPGAVPGPGAATAAPPSPARGASVLLEPGSGRLRVLPGRHPAAVAWAGLTDHSRAVGWAFLEVATNASFNDSLQAYAAGLAEAAVTEQLIYMHWMNTVVGYCGPFGYQTPYCEKLRAYLQANLAWMEEQMASGQRPEYWHQVRLALLQLKGLEDSYNGRVAFPTGSLSLSPFGFLLLQLGGDLEDLEQALNRSSPRRPLGSGSCSALLKLLPGRRDLLVAHDTWAPYQTMLRIVKKYTLPFRVAPGGSAQIPGSVQVFSSYPGTIFSGDDFYILSSGLVSGTRLPRDPQVAPPQPGSSPPPFPSPQVALETTIGNSNAALWKYLRPQGSVLEWLRNIVANRLARSGAEWATVFSQFNSGTYNNQWMVVDYKAFSPGKAGLQQGVLTVLEQIPGLVMVADKTEVLYQQGYWASYNVPYFEEIFNASGNLELVKKYGDWFTYDKNPRAQIFRRNHSLVHDVDSMVRLMRSNNYLQDPLSWCRGCDPPQNAENAISARSDLNPSNGTYPFAALRQRCHGGTDMKVTSFGMASTYGLVAASGPAWDDVPPFRWSTSPCNHLLHMGHPDLWKFPPVKVRWD, encoded by the exons atggCGGCCCCGCGGGCGGTGCTGGCCGcgctgctcctggccctgcccggggccgtgccggggcccggggccgccaccgccgcccccccctccccggcccgcGGCGCCTCCGTGCTGCTGGAGCCCGGCTCCGGGCGGCTCCGGGTCCTGCCCGGCCGCCACCCCGCCGCCGTCGCCTGGGCCGGCCTCACCGACCACAGCCGGGCCGTCGG CTGGGCCTTCCTGGAGGTGGCCACCAACGCCTCGTTCAACGACAGCCTGCAGGCCTACGCCGCGGGGCTGGCCGAGGCCGCCGTCACCGAGCAG CTCATCTACATGCACTGGATGAACACGGTGGTGGGCTACTGCGGGCCCTTCGGCTACCAGACCCCCTACTGCGAGAAGCTCCGCGCCTACCTGCAGGCCAACCTGGCCTGGATGGAGGAGCAGATGGCGTCCGGCCAGCGCCCCGAGTACTGGCACCAG GTGCGCCTggcgctgctgcagctgaagggCCTGGAGGACAGCTACAACGGGCGCGTGGCCTTCCCCACCGGCAGCCTCTCCCTGTCGCCTTTTGGCTTCCT cctcctgcagctggggggggactTGGAGGACCTGGAGCAGGCCCTGAACAGATCGTCCCCGCGGCGCCCGCTCGGCTCCGGCTCCTGCTCGGCCCTGCTCAAGCTGCTGCCGGGCCGTCGGGACCTGCTGGTGGCCCACGACACCTGGGCCCCCTACCAGACCATGCTGCGCATCGTCAAGAAGTACACGCTGCCCTTCCGCGTGGCGCCCGGCG gctctgctcagaTCCCGGGGAGCGTCCAAGTGTTTTCCTCCTACCCCGGCACCATCTTCTCCGGAGATGACTTCTACATCCTGAGCAGCGGGTTGGTGAGTGGCACCCGGCTCCCACGGGACCCCCAGGTGGCACCCCCCCAACCCGGCTCATcgcctccccccttcccctccccgcaggTCGCTCTGGAGACCACCATCGGCAACAGCAACGCGGCGCTCTGGAAGTACCTGCGGCCGCAGGGCAGCGTCCTGGAGTGGCTGAGGAACATCGTGGCCAACCGGCTGGCCCGCAGCGGCGCCGAGTGGGCCACCGTCTTCAGCCAGTTCAACAGCGGCAC GTACAACAACCAGTGGATGGTGGTGGATTACAAAGCCTTCTCGCCGGGGAAGGCTGGCCTCCAGCAAGGCGTGCTGACGGTGCTGGAGCAGATCCC GGGCTTGGTGATGGTGGCTGATAAGACAGAGGTGCTGTACCAGCAGGGATACTGGGCCAGCTACAACGTGCC GTACTTTGAGGAGATCTTCAACGCCAGCGGGAACCTGGAGCTGGTGAAGAAGTACGGCGACTGGTTCACCTACGACAAGAACCCGCGCGCCCAGATCTTCCGGAGGAACCACTCGCTGGTCCACGACGTGGACTCCATGGTCCGCCTGATGAG gTCCAACAACTACCTGCAGGACCCGCTGTCGTGGTGCCGGGGCTGCGACCCCCCCCAGAACGCCGAGAACGCCATCTCCGCCCGCTCCGACCTCAACCCCTCCAACGGCACCTACCCCTTCGCCGCCCTGCGCCAGCGCTGCCACGGCGGCACCGACATGAAG GTCACCTCCTTCGGCATGGCCTCCACCTACGGGCTGGTGGCCGCCAGCGGCCCTGCATGGGACGACGTGCCCCCCTTCCGCTGGAGCACGTCCCCCTGCAACCACCTGCTGCACATGGGGCACCCCGACCTCTGGAAGTTCCCCCCCGTCAAGGTCCGCTGGGACTGA
- the SDSL gene encoding serine dehydratase-like codes for MEAERPFHLVSPLLESLPLSRAAGTKVYMKLENVQPTGSFKIRGIGHFCQEAARKGCRHFVCSSGGNAGMAAAYAARKLGLPATVVVPSSTGPGTVRRLQELGATVEVCGKVWDEANRRALELADTPGWVSVHPFDHPLVWQGHASLVRELKDSLEAKPDAIVLAVGGGGLLAGVVAGLQQVGWPDVPIIAAETWGAHSFHAALEAGRLVTLPDITSVAKCLGAQTVSARALECAQESRVISQVVEDAEAVRAVERFLDDERMLVQPACGAALALLYSGRLQRLQREGRLGTPLGSVVLVVCGGSSITAAQLRGLKSQLGLE; via the exons ATGGAGGCCGAGAGGCCCTTCCACCTCGTGTCCCCCCTCCTGGAGAGCCTGCCCCTGTCCCGCGCGGCGGGGACCAAGGTCTACATGAAGCTGGAGAACGTGCAGCCCACCGGCTCCTTCAAGATCCGGGGCATCGGGCACTTCTGCCAGGAG GCTGCCAGGAAGGGCTGCCGGCACTTCGTGTGCTCCTCag GGGGGAACGCGGGCATGGCCGCGGCGTACGCGGCCAGGAAGCTGGGGCTGCCGGCCACCGTGGTGGTGCCCAGCAGCACCGGGCCCGGCACCGTGcgcaggctgcaggagctgggggcgaCGGTGGAGGTCTGCGGCAAG GTGTGGGATGAAGCCAACCGCAGAGCCCTGGAGCTGGCCGACACCCCCGGCTGGGTCAGCGTCCACCCCTTCGACCACCCCTTGGTGTG GCAGGGCCACGCCAGCCTGGTCCGGGAGCTGAAGGACTCGCTGGAGGCCAAGCCCGATGCCATCGTGCTGGCggtgggcggcggggggctgctggccgGCGTGGTGGCCGGGCTGCAGCAGGTGGGGTGGCCCGACGTCCCCATCATCGCCGCCGAGACCTGGGGGGCGCACAGTTTCCACGCGGCACTGGAGGCCGGCCGCCTCGTCACCCTGCCCGACATCACCAG CGTGGCCAAGTGCCTGGGGGCGCAGACGGTGTCGGCGCGGGCGCTGGAGTGCGCGCAGGAGAGCCGGGTCATCTCCCAGGTGGTGGAGGACGCCGAGGCCGTGCGCGCCGTGGAGCGGTTCCTGG ATGACGAGAGGATGCTGGTGCAGCCGGCGTGCGGGGCGGCGCTGGCCCTGCTCTACTCGGGGCggctgcagcggctgcagcGCGAGGGGCGCCTGGGGACCCCCCTGGGCAGCGTGGTGCTGGTGGTCTGCGGCGGAAGCAGCATCACGGCAGCGCAGCTGCGGGGCCTGAAgagccagctggggctggagtgA
- the LHX5 gene encoding LIM/homeobox protein Lhx5 isoform X1 — translation MMVHCAGCERPILDRFLLNVLDRAWHIKCVQCCECKCNLTEKCFSREGKLYCKNDFFRRFGTKCAGCSQGISPSDLVRKARNKVFHLNCFTCMVCNKQLSTGEELYIIDENKFVCKEDYLNSPTLKEGSLNSEAKLPFDFLGSCLCGRTAGSGPLVLSQQCRPPVLTPFRGLSLRPAPGAGSCHASQWGRCCERVSSCTDRSLSPDLQDPMQDDPKETDNSTSSDKETTNNENEEQNSGTKRRGPRTTIKAKQLETLKAAFAATPKPTRHIREQLAQETGLNMRVIQVWFQNRRSKERRMKQLSALGARRHAFFRSPRRMRPLGGRLDESEMLGSTPYTYYGDYQGDYYGPGGNYDFFPHGPPSQAQSPADPSYLQNSGPGSTPLGPLEPPLSGHHSSENQRYTDMISHPDTPSPEPGMTGSLHPIPGEVFSGGPSPPFSMSSNSGYSGALAHPNPELSEAAVW, via the exons ATGATGGTGCATTGTGCGGGCTGCGAGAGGCCGATCCTGGACCGCTTTCTGCTCAACGTCTTGGACAGGGCATGGCACATCAAATGCGTCCAGTGCTGCGAGTGCAAGTGCAACCTGACCGAGAAATGCTTCTCCAGGGAAGGCAAACTCTACtgcaaaaatgactttttcag gaggttTGGTACCAAATGCGCCGGCTGCTCCCAAGGCATCTCCCCCAGCGACCTGGTCCGGAAAGCGCGGAACAAAGTGTTCCACCTGAACTGTTTCACCTGCATGGTTTGCAACAAGCAGCTCTCCACGGGCGAGGAACTCTATATCATAGACGAGAACAAATTTGTTTGCAAAGAGGATTATTTGAACTCCCCCACCCTGAAGGAAGGCAGCCTCAACTCAG AGGCAAAGCTCCCATTTGACTTCCTTGGAAGCTGTCTCTGCGGCAGGACGGCAGGATCAGGCCCGCTCGTGCTGTCCCAGCAATGCCGGCCGCCCGTGCTCACCCCATTCCGTGGGCTCTCTCTCCGTCCAGCAcccggggccggatcctgccacGCCAGTCAGTGGGGCCGCTGCTGCGAGCGAG TGTCCTCATGTACAGACAGGAGTTTGTCCCCGGATCTCCAGGACCCCATGCAGGACGACCCCAAGGAGACGGACAACTCCACCTCGTCGGACAAGGAGACCACCAACAACGAGAACGAGGAGCAGAACTCGGGCACCAAGCGCCGGGGGCCCCGCACCACCATTAAGGCCAAGCAGCTGGAGACCCTCAAAGCCGCCTTCGCCGCCACCCCCAAGCCCACCCGGCACATCCGCGAGCAGCTGGCGCAGGAGACCGGCCTCAACATGAGAGTCATCCag GTCTGGTTCCAGAACCGCCGGTCCAAGGAGCGCCGGATGAAGCAGCTGAGCGCGCTGGGCGCCCGCCGGCACGCCTTCTtccgcagcccccgcaggatgCGGCCCCTGGGCGGCCGCCTCGACGAGTCCGAGATGCTCGGCTCGACGCCCTACACGTACTACGGAG aTTACCAAGGTGACTACTACGGGCCGGGAGGCAACTATGACTTTTTCCCCCACGGGCCCCCCTCCCAGGCCCAGTCCCCGGCCGACCCCAGCTACCTTCAGAACTCAGGACCCGGCTCCACGCCCCTGGGACCCTTGGAGCCCCCCCTAAGCGGACACCACTCCTCAGAAAACCAAAGGTACACGGATATGATCTCGCACCCCgacacccccagccccgagccggGGATGACGGGCTCGCTGCACCCCATCCCGGGGGAGGTCTTCAGCggggggccgagccccccctTCTCCATGTCCAGCAATAGCGGCTACAGCGGGGCGCTCGCGCACCCCAACCCGGAGCTGAGCGAGGCGGCGGTGTGGtag
- the LHX5 gene encoding LIM/homeobox protein Lhx5 isoform X2 produces MMVHCAGCERPILDRFLLNVLDRAWHIKCVQCCECKCNLTEKCFSREGKLYCKNDFFRRFGTKCAGCSQGISPSDLVRKARNKVFHLNCFTCMVCNKQLSTGEELYIIDENKFVCKEDYLNSPTLKEGSLNSVSSCTDRSLSPDLQDPMQDDPKETDNSTSSDKETTNNENEEQNSGTKRRGPRTTIKAKQLETLKAAFAATPKPTRHIREQLAQETGLNMRVIQVWFQNRRSKERRMKQLSALGARRHAFFRSPRRMRPLGGRLDESEMLGSTPYTYYGDYQGDYYGPGGNYDFFPHGPPSQAQSPADPSYLQNSGPGSTPLGPLEPPLSGHHSSENQRYTDMISHPDTPSPEPGMTGSLHPIPGEVFSGGPSPPFSMSSNSGYSGALAHPNPELSEAAVW; encoded by the exons ATGATGGTGCATTGTGCGGGCTGCGAGAGGCCGATCCTGGACCGCTTTCTGCTCAACGTCTTGGACAGGGCATGGCACATCAAATGCGTCCAGTGCTGCGAGTGCAAGTGCAACCTGACCGAGAAATGCTTCTCCAGGGAAGGCAAACTCTACtgcaaaaatgactttttcag gaggttTGGTACCAAATGCGCCGGCTGCTCCCAAGGCATCTCCCCCAGCGACCTGGTCCGGAAAGCGCGGAACAAAGTGTTCCACCTGAACTGTTTCACCTGCATGGTTTGCAACAAGCAGCTCTCCACGGGCGAGGAACTCTATATCATAGACGAGAACAAATTTGTTTGCAAAGAGGATTATTTGAACTCCCCCACCCTGAAGGAAGGCAGCCTCAACTCAG TGTCCTCATGTACAGACAGGAGTTTGTCCCCGGATCTCCAGGACCCCATGCAGGACGACCCCAAGGAGACGGACAACTCCACCTCGTCGGACAAGGAGACCACCAACAACGAGAACGAGGAGCAGAACTCGGGCACCAAGCGCCGGGGGCCCCGCACCACCATTAAGGCCAAGCAGCTGGAGACCCTCAAAGCCGCCTTCGCCGCCACCCCCAAGCCCACCCGGCACATCCGCGAGCAGCTGGCGCAGGAGACCGGCCTCAACATGAGAGTCATCCag GTCTGGTTCCAGAACCGCCGGTCCAAGGAGCGCCGGATGAAGCAGCTGAGCGCGCTGGGCGCCCGCCGGCACGCCTTCTtccgcagcccccgcaggatgCGGCCCCTGGGCGGCCGCCTCGACGAGTCCGAGATGCTCGGCTCGACGCCCTACACGTACTACGGAG aTTACCAAGGTGACTACTACGGGCCGGGAGGCAACTATGACTTTTTCCCCCACGGGCCCCCCTCCCAGGCCCAGTCCCCGGCCGACCCCAGCTACCTTCAGAACTCAGGACCCGGCTCCACGCCCCTGGGACCCTTGGAGCCCCCCCTAAGCGGACACCACTCCTCAGAAAACCAAAGGTACACGGATATGATCTCGCACCCCgacacccccagccccgagccggGGATGACGGGCTCGCTGCACCCCATCCCGGGGGAGGTCTTCAGCggggggccgagccccccctTCTCCATGTCCAGCAATAGCGGCTACAGCGGGGCGCTCGCGCACCCCAACCCGGAGCTGAGCGAGGCGGCGGTGTGGtag